The following proteins are co-located in the Leptospira weilii genome:
- a CDS encoding NAD-dependent epimerase/dehydratase family protein: MNIFITGASGFVGEAATRILSKKHTVKAMSRSEKADAIISMVGGKPVRCELNSVDSNSLKGIDVVIHSAAYVEQWGPFQDFWKVNVDGTAQLLEASRKAGVKRFIFIGTEAALFYGQPMIDIDESYPYPKNSPFPYSKTKAEAEKLVLKANSSEMQTISIRPRFIWGPGDKTVLPVLLKMIADGNFSWIDGGKALTNTTHIYNLIHSIELALTKGQGGKAYFVTDDEVFNFRNFLESLLATQKVAAPNRSIPGWLARFLARILERVWKLFRIKNEPPLTRFSASIMSRDCTIKIDNAKKDLGYSPLLTVRQGLAEMPVLGS, from the coding sequence ATGAATATTTTTATCACAGGAGCTTCCGGTTTTGTAGGGGAAGCGGCGACCCGAATTTTATCTAAAAAACATACCGTTAAAGCGATGTCCCGATCGGAAAAAGCCGACGCCATTATTTCCATGGTAGGAGGAAAGCCGGTTCGCTGTGAACTCAATTCCGTGGATTCAAATTCTTTGAAAGGAATCGACGTAGTCATTCACAGCGCGGCTTATGTGGAACAATGGGGGCCGTTTCAGGATTTTTGGAAGGTCAACGTGGACGGAACCGCTCAACTTCTGGAGGCGTCTCGCAAAGCGGGAGTCAAACGATTCATCTTTATTGGAACCGAAGCCGCCCTATTTTACGGACAACCGATGATCGACATTGATGAGTCGTATCCTTATCCGAAAAATTCTCCCTTTCCCTATTCAAAGACCAAAGCCGAAGCAGAAAAGCTCGTATTAAAAGCGAATTCTTCTGAAATGCAAACTATTTCCATCCGTCCTCGTTTCATTTGGGGACCAGGTGATAAAACAGTTCTCCCGGTTCTTTTAAAGATGATCGCCGATGGGAATTTTTCTTGGATCGACGGCGGCAAGGCTCTTACCAATACGACTCACATTTATAATCTGATTCATTCGATCGAACTCGCTCTTACAAAAGGCCAGGGCGGTAAGGCTTATTTTGTCACCGACGACGAAGTATTCAATTTTCGTAATTTTTTAGAATCTCTTCTCGCGACTCAGAAGGTAGCGGCTCCGAATCGTTCTATCCCGGGTTGGCTTGCTCGTTTTTTAGCGAGAATTTTAGAAAGAGTTTGGAAACTTTTTAGAATCAAAAACGAACCTCCTTTGACTCGTTTTAGCGCGAGCATCATGTCCCGAGATTGTACAATCAAAATCGATAATGCCAAAAAAGATTTGGGTTATTCTCCCCTACTGACGGTTCGCCAGGGTCTTGCGGAAATGCCGGTTCTTGGTTCTTAA
- a CDS encoding efflux RND transporter permease subunit, with product MNIAQLSIKRPIFICSIVLLMLLTGWVALGRMGVDLFPDVNIPIVSVTTIYPGAGPEEIEELVSKPLEEELSSIAGLKKISSRNQEGVSVVFGEFTLATDIKYAEQQFRDKVGLVKPKLPTGIKEPKVVRFDPADQPIVRLALFAELDQAKLYDIAKETVKSKLEQVAGVGSVKIVGGTRREIQIELDRNKLTSYQMPAVVIANRLKTAGLNVPVGKFEAGVKETSYRTLGRYESLSQIENTIVSFSGEVGNAVLIKQLGIVRDGTEDEETIGYLWASKEGAVEEKVSFFTKIGNFFKGKKENTAVAKETKPALFIDVYKQSGANTVAVADEVLKRIVKLNEGIQNLDGKPRIRLIRDGSRWIRYNVEDVTEAIIIGILLAVVTVYFFLGNFRSTIITGLALPNSMLGAFVLMWAMGFTINVMTLLALSLAVGLLIDDAIVVRENIFRKLEEGKGVMEAAETGTTEVTLAVIGTSLTVIAVFLPVGFLSGIVGQFFKQFGLTVVFAMLISLFDGLAVAPMLSAYFAGKIDHHAKPNKAVELFDKFQTWLERQYGKVMKVALKRPGVVLLASLGIFILSILSLKLVKSTFLPANDQGEFLVTLDLPPGTSLQGTKQAADQVLEILKKIPEMDMIAVTIGKPDGGEPNAGTLAVALVHSKKRKRTTTQVKDDIRELLKPFAYARPAVSDYSAVGGGIQYPYQLVIKGENLAEMDAYSKKVVARLKSLSDLADIDTDYRAGKPEYQIHLDNLKMQLVGVLPGVAGSELRYQIAGDQVSKFYDNGIEYEVKMRLRPDQRNLKMAYGQTKVPNIANKLIPLSAISVGKEAAGPSRINRIDRARTIVINANLAPGGAVQDATKITDEILKKELPPPPGIRYNFQGQSEDFKELLANIVLAFGLALVFIYLVLASLYESFITPITILFAIPPAISGAFFALALTNEMLNLFSMIGLILLMGLVAKNSILLVDYAMQAMREGGKSRNDAIYEAGLVRLRPILMTSLAMIMGTVPIALGFGEAAKSRTAMGIAIIGGLILSTIVTLVVVPAIFGFIDRFREWIESKFRPDYDMNASLIEHEHSSNGQEFYKKEWAVTPEETKAELPKKSVSKRSKK from the coding sequence ATGAATATCGCCCAGCTTTCGATCAAACGACCTATTTTTATTTGTAGTATCGTTCTTCTGATGCTTCTCACTGGTTGGGTGGCTCTGGGAAGAATGGGAGTGGATCTCTTTCCGGACGTAAACATTCCGATTGTTTCCGTTACCACAATTTACCCGGGAGCGGGTCCCGAAGAAATAGAAGAACTCGTTTCTAAACCTTTAGAGGAAGAACTCTCCTCCATTGCCGGTTTGAAAAAAATTTCTTCCAGAAATCAGGAAGGCGTTTCCGTCGTATTCGGCGAGTTTACGCTTGCAACGGACATCAAATACGCGGAACAACAATTCAGAGATAAAGTTGGGCTCGTAAAACCGAAACTTCCGACCGGAATCAAAGAACCGAAGGTAGTCCGCTTCGATCCGGCGGATCAACCGATCGTTCGACTCGCGCTTTTTGCGGAATTAGATCAGGCAAAACTATACGACATCGCTAAAGAAACGGTAAAATCCAAATTGGAACAAGTTGCGGGCGTCGGTTCAGTTAAGATCGTCGGCGGAACTCGAAGAGAAATCCAAATCGAATTAGATAGAAACAAACTGACTTCTTATCAAATGCCCGCGGTTGTAATTGCAAACCGTCTGAAAACCGCAGGCTTAAACGTTCCGGTCGGAAAATTTGAAGCAGGTGTTAAAGAAACTTCCTATAGAACTCTGGGAAGATACGAATCCTTATCTCAAATTGAAAATACAATCGTTTCCTTCAGCGGTGAAGTTGGAAATGCAGTTCTCATCAAACAATTGGGAATCGTTCGAGACGGAACGGAAGACGAAGAAACGATCGGTTATCTTTGGGCTTCGAAGGAAGGAGCCGTCGAGGAAAAAGTTTCGTTCTTCACCAAGATCGGAAATTTCTTCAAAGGTAAAAAAGAAAATACCGCCGTTGCTAAAGAAACAAAACCTGCTTTGTTCATCGACGTTTACAAACAATCGGGAGCCAATACGGTCGCGGTTGCGGACGAAGTTTTAAAACGAATCGTTAAACTCAACGAAGGAATTCAAAACTTAGACGGAAAACCAAGGATCCGTTTGATTCGCGACGGATCCAGATGGATTCGTTACAACGTCGAGGATGTGACCGAAGCGATCATCATCGGGATTCTTCTCGCTGTCGTTACGGTTTATTTCTTTTTAGGAAACTTCCGTTCTACGATCATTACGGGACTTGCCCTTCCGAACTCCATGCTCGGCGCATTCGTTTTAATGTGGGCGATGGGTTTTACCATCAACGTGATGACTCTTTTAGCTCTTTCCTTGGCGGTAGGACTTCTCATAGACGACGCAATCGTAGTTCGAGAGAATATCTTCCGAAAACTGGAGGAAGGAAAAGGGGTCATGGAAGCGGCCGAAACGGGAACCACGGAGGTAACGTTAGCCGTTATCGGAACGTCTTTAACGGTGATCGCCGTGTTCTTACCCGTAGGGTTTCTTTCCGGTATTGTGGGTCAATTTTTCAAACAGTTCGGCTTAACCGTAGTTTTCGCAATGCTCATTTCTCTCTTCGACGGACTTGCAGTAGCGCCGATGCTTTCCGCCTATTTTGCCGGCAAGATTGATCATCACGCAAAACCGAATAAGGCGGTGGAACTTTTCGATAAATTCCAAACCTGGCTCGAAAGACAGTATGGAAAAGTAATGAAAGTGGCTCTGAAAAGGCCAGGAGTGGTACTTTTGGCCTCTCTCGGAATTTTCATTCTTTCGATTTTATCTTTGAAGCTCGTAAAGAGTACGTTCTTACCCGCAAACGATCAGGGAGAATTTCTAGTTACGTTGGATCTTCCTCCCGGAACGAGTCTTCAAGGAACCAAACAAGCCGCAGATCAAGTTCTCGAAATTTTGAAGAAAATTCCCGAAATGGATATGATCGCGGTTACGATAGGCAAACCGGACGGAGGAGAGCCAAACGCGGGAACTCTCGCAGTTGCATTAGTACATTCTAAAAAACGAAAACGCACTACAACTCAGGTCAAGGACGATATTCGTGAACTTTTAAAACCGTTTGCATACGCAAGGCCAGCAGTATCCGATTATAGCGCGGTCGGAGGTGGAATTCAATATCCGTATCAGCTTGTAATCAAAGGGGAAAATCTGGCTGAGATGGATGCGTATTCCAAAAAGGTCGTAGCGAGATTGAAATCTCTTTCCGATCTGGCGGATATCGATACGGACTACAGAGCGGGAAAACCGGAATATCAAATTCATTTGGACAATTTGAAAATGCAGCTTGTCGGGGTACTGCCCGGCGTTGCAGGTTCCGAACTTCGTTATCAGATTGCGGGAGATCAAGTCAGTAAATTTTACGACAACGGAATCGAATACGAAGTGAAGATGAGGCTTCGTCCCGACCAAAGAAACCTAAAAATGGCCTACGGACAAACCAAAGTGCCGAATATCGCCAATAAACTCATTCCACTTTCCGCAATCAGCGTTGGAAAGGAAGCGGCAGGTCCCTCTCGAATCAACCGGATTGACAGAGCGAGAACGATCGTCATCAATGCGAACTTAGCGCCGGGAGGGGCGGTTCAGGATGCGACCAAGATCACAGATGAAATTTTAAAGAAAGAACTTCCCCCGCCTCCGGGGATTCGATATAATTTCCAAGGGCAATCGGAAGACTTCAAAGAACTTTTGGCAAATATCGTACTTGCGTTCGGACTAGCGCTCGTATTTATCTATCTAGTGCTTGCCTCTCTCTACGAATCGTTTATCACTCCGATCACGATTCTATTTGCAATTCCTCCTGCAATCTCCGGAGCGTTCTTCGCACTCGCATTGACGAACGAGATGCTCAACCTCTTCTCGATGATCGGTTTGATTCTCCTCATGGGACTTGTGGCAAAAAACTCGATTCTTCTTGTAGATTATGCGATGCAAGCAATGAGAGAAGGGGGAAAATCTCGAAACGACGCGATTTACGAAGCGGGGCTCGTTCGACTCAGACCGATTTTAATGACTTCCCTTGCGATGATTATGGGAACGGTTCCGATCGCCCTCGGATTCGGGGAAGCGGCAAAATCCAGAACCGCTATGGGGATTGCGATCATCGGAGGATTGATTCTTTCAACCATCGTAACACTCGTGGTCGTACCTGCGATTTTCGGATTCATCGATCGATTTAGAGAATGGATCGAAAGTAAATTCCGACCGGACTACGATATGAACGCTTCGTTAATTGAACACGAACATTCCTCCAACGGACAAGAGTTCTACAAAAAAGAATGGGCCGTCACTCCGGAAGAAACGAAAGCGGAACTTCCTAAAAAATCAGTTTCCAAAAGATCTAAAAAATAA
- a CDS encoding enoyl-CoA hydratase/isomerase family protein, giving the protein MKLAKEIITSKDSKIGVMKLVPEGPMTLTLPLIHEMGNILGEFAVDQDIRAGIISGPDGDFCLGLDPDAILNSSTDEIAKIMAGIFEMFGSLISFPKPLIAEVGGNAVGGGAIIVYTCDYRYMVDGKGRIGFAEPLVGLPITRTLVLRMRQVMVPSSVSEAAMEGALYKPTDAVQNGLLSEVGISLEELRKKSLSKINVLNRIPASAMVETKRTLNKEALEAAKAAPKELAELFKKQPAMIKNLLEAMKANKEKRRPSLTHEANYT; this is encoded by the coding sequence ATGAAACTTGCAAAAGAAATAATTACTTCTAAGGATTCAAAAATCGGAGTGATGAAGTTAGTGCCGGAGGGACCGATGACACTAACACTTCCGTTAATACACGAGATGGGTAACATTCTAGGAGAATTCGCCGTAGATCAGGATATCCGAGCAGGAATCATTTCTGGGCCCGACGGAGATTTTTGTCTCGGGCTCGATCCGGACGCAATTCTCAACTCTTCTACCGACGAAATTGCGAAGATAATGGCTGGGATTTTTGAAATGTTCGGATCGCTCATTAGCTTTCCAAAACCTTTAATCGCGGAAGTCGGCGGAAACGCCGTCGGAGGTGGGGCGATTATCGTGTACACATGTGATTACAGATATATGGTGGATGGAAAAGGAAGAATCGGATTCGCAGAACCTCTGGTCGGCTTGCCCATCACAAGAACGTTGGTCCTTAGGATGAGACAGGTTATGGTACCTTCCTCCGTATCCGAAGCCGCAATGGAAGGCGCACTTTACAAACCGACGGATGCGGTTCAAAACGGATTGTTAAGCGAAGTAGGAATTTCTTTGGAAGAACTGAGAAAAAAATCGCTGAGTAAAATCAACGTCCTTAACCGAATTCCCGCGTCGGCAATGGTCGAAACAAAAAGAACTTTGAACAAAGAAGCCTTAGAAGCGGCAAAAGCCGCACCGAAAGAACTCGCGGAACTTTTTAAAAAACAACCCGCGATGATCAAAAATCTTCTGGAGGCGATGAAAGCTAACAAAGAAAAAAGAAGGCCTTCGCTGACTCATGAAGCAAATTACACATAA
- a CDS encoding sulfatase: MFLIFTLSIPVFEGCNQIPSSNKNVVKGDLTRLLKGGDFICKGDTNREIEKFRYHWKKNPGRYSNLNPQDRWKNVQMTFYTNESLYINESQDSLFIPSGGECVLKLENLSSDVCGNLFQFYAGLLSNGANGFFAQGNLRFFLDDSKIFERNLKSQKENWAYYSVLLKYQNDNNLGKSEKSNPKSWQLFERKDVQEKKNCKPNSFLKIRWDSDFGSGLFLGSPVILEKQNAQKKNVILIVIDALRQDSLSSGGSPFPTTPILDSLSKESIVFKKTIANGNWTKPSMISFFTSEIASNLGLGNAWFYTSGQQRKLFYSKKPLTLPNAFRAEGYFTESIMNNVFLMDYTSVGVDLGFHKIQQVGKDTLDTEELVSRAKTFFREHKEDLFFLHLNLNTPHWGYRPPAQYLQELKDRSDSSLWKELDEYQQKYLGEVRYTDALLGKIFEELKRQGLFEDSWIVVTSDHGELLEKSHYYHHHFIAETVYAHGETHYEKEIRVPWIIRPPKSFLSRIQKKEFEDQVSLLSLMPTLLGLNQISYPEGKLKGNDYSGAIFGEKGPESEPIIYTEGRFSESILTKDFKYIRRYPGYDFVRRTREGIPHKMSEELYDLKKDPKELQNVSAVDFQLLSEARSILKENQLNKNAFFLRLPKCEKICEREIRLFAKGGIYRYDFTGSLNVLQEDSKSITLKILNESGNSDQILAVKTVDPSPNFKLQILKNGRPEYYRVGKWGIRSDVATEILLTEPDYVSLGKNPYRYASSETPFLYYHTGFSGGKETEEEIAMGQEVRKILESWGYIHQ; encoded by the coding sequence ATGTTTTTGATTTTTACGCTTTCGATTCCTGTTTTTGAAGGATGTAATCAAATTCCAAGTTCGAACAAAAACGTAGTGAAAGGGGATTTGACCCGTCTGCTGAAAGGCGGTGATTTTATCTGTAAGGGCGATACGAATCGCGAAATCGAAAAATTCCGTTATCATTGGAAAAAAAATCCGGGAAGATATTCTAATCTGAATCCTCAAGACCGCTGGAAGAACGTTCAGATGACTTTCTATACAAACGAGTCTCTTTATATCAACGAATCACAAGATTCACTGTTCATTCCGTCTGGAGGGGAATGTGTTCTGAAATTGGAGAATTTGTCTTCGGATGTTTGTGGAAATCTTTTTCAATTTTATGCCGGGTTGCTTTCGAACGGAGCAAACGGATTTTTCGCCCAAGGAAATTTACGTTTTTTTTTGGACGACTCCAAAATCTTCGAGCGAAACTTAAAGTCGCAGAAAGAAAATTGGGCTTATTATTCCGTTCTTTTGAAATATCAGAATGATAACAATTTAGGAAAGAGTGAAAAGTCGAATCCGAAAAGTTGGCAACTTTTCGAAAGAAAAGATGTACAGGAAAAAAAGAACTGTAAACCGAATTCCTTTCTTAAAATCCGATGGGATTCGGATTTCGGTTCAGGATTATTTTTAGGTTCACCTGTTATATTAGAAAAACAGAATGCTCAAAAAAAGAACGTCATTTTGATCGTGATCGATGCGCTTAGGCAGGATTCTTTGTCTTCGGGCGGTTCTCCGTTTCCTACGACTCCGATTTTGGATTCACTATCGAAGGAATCGATCGTCTTCAAAAAAACGATCGCGAACGGAAATTGGACCAAACCATCCATGATTTCCTTTTTTACGTCGGAAATTGCATCCAATCTCGGACTTGGAAATGCTTGGTTTTACACTTCCGGTCAACAAAGAAAGCTTTTCTATTCCAAAAAACCCCTAACATTACCGAATGCGTTTCGGGCGGAAGGGTATTTCACGGAAAGCATAATGAATAACGTTTTTCTAATGGACTATACCTCAGTAGGAGTTGATTTGGGGTTTCATAAAATTCAACAGGTCGGCAAGGACACTTTGGATACGGAAGAATTAGTTTCCAGAGCGAAAACATTCTTTCGAGAACACAAAGAAGATCTGTTCTTTTTACATCTAAACTTGAATACTCCGCATTGGGGTTACAGACCTCCCGCACAATATTTGCAAGAATTAAAAGATCGGTCCGATTCTTCGCTTTGGAAAGAACTGGACGAATACCAACAAAAATATTTGGGAGAGGTTCGTTACACGGACGCTCTTTTAGGAAAAATTTTCGAGGAACTAAAAAGACAGGGGCTTTTCGAAGATTCTTGGATTGTAGTTACGAGCGATCATGGAGAATTGCTTGAAAAGTCGCATTATTACCACCATCATTTTATCGCCGAAACAGTTTACGCTCACGGAGAAACGCACTACGAAAAGGAAATTCGAGTCCCTTGGATCATTCGTCCACCGAAGTCGTTTCTGAGTCGAATTCAAAAAAAAGAATTCGAAGATCAGGTTTCACTTCTTTCCTTAATGCCGACGTTGCTCGGGCTCAATCAGATTTCTTATCCGGAAGGAAAATTAAAAGGAAACGATTATTCTGGAGCGATCTTCGGTGAAAAAGGACCGGAGTCCGAGCCGATAATTTATACCGAGGGGAGATTTTCCGAATCCATTCTAACAAAGGACTTTAAATACATACGAAGATATCCGGGTTATGATTTTGTCCGTAGGACGAGAGAAGGAATTCCGCACAAAATGTCAGAAGAACTCTACGATCTCAAAAAAGATCCGAAAGAATTGCAAAATGTCTCTGCTGTTGATTTTCAATTGTTAAGCGAAGCGAGATCTATATTAAAAGAAAATCAACTTAATAAAAATGCCTTCTTTTTAAGACTTCCGAAATGTGAAAAAATTTGCGAAAGAGAAATTCGGCTTTTTGCCAAGGGAGGAATTTATCGTTACGATTTTACAGGGAGTTTGAATGTCTTACAGGAGGATTCGAAAAGTATTACTTTAAAGATTTTGAATGAATCAGGCAATTCCGATCAAATACTTGCGGTAAAGACAGTAGATCCTTCCCCAAATTTCAAACTTCAGATCCTGAAAAATGGAAGACCAGAGTATTATCGCGTCGGTAAATGGGGTATTCGCTCCGATGTCGCGACGGAAATTCTTTTGACCGAACCAGATTATGTTTCTCTTGGAAAAAATCCGTATCGATATGCTTCTTCTGAAACTCCGTTTTTATACTATCACACGGGTTTTTCCGGCGGAAAAGAAACCGAAGAAGAGATCGCTATGGGGCAAGAGGTGCGTAAGATTTTGGAAAGCTGGGGTTATATTCATCAGTGA
- a CDS encoding DegT/DnrJ/EryC1/StrS family aminotransferase, with protein MSSIETEISEKNLKKKTEIEFHKPTLSREDLKTVLECLVEDHLTTGNVTIRFEKAFASTFRYKQVISSNNLASAYHLVLLALDIQAGDKVALSTFAPVSALDAIFLLKAIPVVIDLDKNSFHLSPEGLTKALQDSSVKAVVLDHSFGSIVDAKRYDFQEIPVIEDISEVLGAQSATFTPGKQGNIAVCGLSVDQMITTGNGAMIITDQESLAKKIRTMKAGKEPYQRKEGQPKLDYNLIDYQAALGIEQLSKIGIILERKRKIAQVYLQSISGSSVKTWYGDPNLDTFNRFIILAPGSYEQVERYFRSLQIGTQKVAEEPIHHILELPNSDFPNGEKLFQRGHCIPIYPNLTKDNIQRISQAIRRIY; from the coding sequence ATGAGTAGCATCGAAACTGAAATTTCGGAAAAAAATCTTAAGAAAAAGACAGAAATCGAATTTCACAAACCTACTCTATCCAGAGAGGATTTGAAGACAGTTCTTGAATGCCTAGTTGAAGACCATCTCACAACCGGAAACGTGACGATACGTTTCGAAAAAGCGTTCGCTTCCACCTTTCGTTATAAACAAGTCATTTCCAGCAACAACCTCGCCTCTGCCTATCATCTTGTCCTTCTCGCACTTGATATCCAAGCAGGTGACAAAGTGGCCCTCTCCACCTTTGCGCCCGTTTCCGCACTAGATGCGATTTTTCTCTTAAAAGCAATTCCAGTCGTAATCGATTTGGATAAAAATTCTTTTCATTTGAGTCCGGAAGGACTTACAAAAGCGCTCCAAGACTCTTCCGTGAAAGCGGTTGTTTTGGATCATTCTTTCGGGTCCATTGTAGACGCAAAACGTTACGATTTTCAGGAAATTCCGGTCATAGAAGATATTTCCGAAGTTTTAGGCGCTCAAAGCGCAACATTCACTCCGGGAAAACAGGGCAATATCGCTGTTTGCGGACTTTCCGTAGATCAGATGATTACAACCGGAAACGGTGCGATGATTATTACCGACCAAGAATCTTTGGCTAAAAAAATCCGCACAATGAAGGCCGGTAAAGAGCCTTATCAAAGAAAAGAAGGACAACCTAAATTAGATTATAATCTCATCGACTACCAAGCCGCTCTCGGAATCGAACAGCTTTCCAAAATCGGAATCATCTTAGAAAGAAAAAGAAAGATCGCACAAGTTTATCTTCAGTCTATTTCGGGAAGTTCGGTAAAAACTTGGTATGGCGATCCGAATTTGGATACGTTTAACCGTTTTATCATTCTTGCGCCGGGAAGTTACGAACAGGTTGAAAGATACTTTCGTTCCCTACAGATTGGAACCCAAAAAGTGGCAGAAGAACCGATTCATCATATTTTGGAACTTCCAAATTCGGATTTCCCAAATGGGGAAAAACTCTTTCAAAGAGGTCACTGCATTCCAATTTATCCCAACCTGACAAAAGATAATATCCAAAGAATCTCTCAGGCGATCCGTAGAATTTATTGA
- a CDS encoding PAS domain-containing sensor histidine kinase: MENTQNAIWSVDKNYRILTTNRLFREFIFNTYKIDLKVGNNALEQFGLDTSATWKDIYDSTFDGVPVRKEWEILNQEGNLIYYEILTSPIYSSTGNSRISYPKDQASLSDFLCDEGSKNVGEILGATLYIRDITEKKVLEQKTANLIKSKNRLLTTVVHDLKNPINGILGLIELLKEQTDNQNSTGLLNMISRAANKSLNIIQDLLQIAEMENENFKLKTEKTNLNYLIESLVKQNCSEAESRKIKLYARQEIDPLPVKIELLKFQRVLENLISNSLKFTKEGGEILIHSYAQNKKAMIIVKDTGIGIPYGLQSSIFDQFTKARRQGLKGEETTGLGMFIVKVIVELHKGKISLESEEGLGTKFIVEIPLDV, translated from the coding sequence ATGGAAAACACGCAAAACGCAATTTGGTCCGTGGACAAAAATTACAGAATTCTAACGACAAATCGTCTTTTCCGAGAATTCATATTCAATACATATAAAATAGATCTGAAAGTAGGAAACAACGCTTTAGAGCAATTCGGGCTCGATACCTCCGCCACTTGGAAGGATATCTACGATTCCACTTTCGACGGAGTTCCCGTTCGAAAAGAGTGGGAGATTTTGAATCAAGAGGGAAATTTAATTTATTATGAAATTCTAACTTCCCCCATTTACAGTTCAACTGGAAACTCTCGAATATCCTATCCGAAAGATCAGGCATCTCTTTCCGATTTCTTATGCGACGAAGGATCAAAAAATGTGGGAGAGATCCTCGGAGCGACGCTTTACATTCGAGATATCACCGAAAAAAAGGTATTAGAACAAAAAACCGCAAATCTCATCAAAAGTAAGAACCGGTTGTTGACGACGGTAGTGCATGATCTTAAAAATCCGATTAACGGAATTCTGGGTCTAATCGAACTTTTAAAAGAACAAACTGATAATCAAAACAGTACGGGACTTCTCAACATGATATCTCGAGCAGCCAATAAATCTTTAAACATCATACAAGATCTGTTACAGATTGCGGAGATGGAAAATGAAAATTTCAAACTTAAGACGGAAAAAACGAATCTAAACTATCTTATTGAATCTCTCGTAAAACAAAATTGCTCTGAAGCCGAAAGTAGAAAGATCAAACTTTACGCAAGACAGGAAATCGATCCGCTCCCGGTAAAGATCGAACTGTTGAAATTCCAAAGAGTTTTGGAAAACCTAATTTCCAATTCATTAAAGTTCACGAAAGAAGGCGGAGAAATCCTCATTCATTCTTACGCTCAAAATAAAAAAGCGATGATAATAGTGAAAGACACGGGAATCGGGATTCCTTACGGCCTTCAGTCTTCAATCTTCGATCAGTTCACAAAAGCCAGAAGACAAGGACTTAAAGGGGAAGAAACTACAGGGCTTGGAATGTTCATCGTCAAAGTCATCGTGGAACTTCACAAAGGAAAAATCAGTTTAGAAAGCGAAGAAGGACTCGGAACTAAATTCATTGTAGAAATTCCATTGGACGTTTGA
- a CDS encoding IS5 family transposase (programmed frameshift), whose amino-acid sequence MDKYYSEIPEGLWKQIAPLIPKEKSKPKGGRNRVPTRVVMAGIIYRMKTGCQWRAIPNDFGSGQTCHRRFQEWERAGVFKKIYKSILKYYDVKNKIAWDWASMDSAMVKAPKGGVLTGKNPTDRAKLGVKRHILTDGNGIPLAITLSGANVHDKRNVKDTLNSILVFSGRKRKKPKHLCLDKGYDFKDIEALIERRNIRPHIRKKGEKPLIGKYKGKPRRWVVERTNSWHNRFRAILIRWERKAENYLASLYLASSIIVFNFFNR is encoded by the exons ATGGACAAATATTATTCAGAGATTCCCGAGGGACTTTGGAAACAAATAGCCCCTTTGATCCCAAAAGAGAAGTCAAAGCCGAAAGGTGGTCGCAATCGCGTTCCAACAAGAGTCGTAATGGCAGGTATCATCTATCGAATGAAAACAGGCTGTCAGTGGCGTGCAATTCCGAATGACTTTGGATCGGGTCAAACTTGTCACAGAAGATTTCAAGAATGGGAACGAGCGGGAGTATTCAAAAAGATTTATAAATCTATTTTAAAATATTATGATGTGAAGAATAAGATAGCTTGGGATTGGGCTTCGATGGATTCCGCAATGGTCAAGGCTCCCAAAGGGGGAGTTT TAACCGGGAAAAATCCTACAGACCGTGCCAAATTGGGAGTTAAACGGCATATTCTTACGGATGGAAACGGAATTCCATTGGCAATTACGTTGAGCGGAGCGAACGTTCATGATAAACGCAATGTAAAAGATACATTGAATTCCATCTTGGTTTTTTCCGGAAGAAAAAGAAAAAAACCAAAACACCTTTGTTTAGATAAAGGTTATGACTTCAAAGATATAGAAGCATTAATCGAAAGAAGAAACATTCGACCTCATATTCGGAAAAAAGGTGAAAAACCTCTCATTGGTAAATACAAAGGAAAACCTAGACGTTGGGTCGTTGAAAGAACAAATAGTTGGCATAATCGATTCAGAGCTATTTTGATTCGCTGGGAAAGAAAAGCAGAAAACTATCTGGCTTCTCTTTATCTTGCAAGCTCAATCATTGTTTTTAACTTTTTTAATAGGTAG
- a CDS encoding DUF3052 family protein, translating into MAGYSNKSLGDKLGLKSGMKVFFEDLPEDVRKELKNHLTDVEISKTLKDSLDYLHVFVKESEKLRKRFPKLVEHLSEKGMIWISWPKGSSKVPTDINENIVRNIGLELGIVDVKVCAVSDIWSGLKFYRRKK; encoded by the coding sequence ATGGCCGGGTATTCGAATAAATCCTTAGGAGATAAACTCGGGCTCAAGTCCGGTATGAAGGTGTTTTTCGAAGATCTGCCAGAGGACGTTCGAAAAGAACTTAAGAATCATCTTACAGATGTGGAAATTTCAAAAACTCTAAAAGATTCATTAGATTATTTGCATGTATTTGTAAAAGAATCGGAAAAACTCCGGAAACGATTTCCGAAACTGGTTGAGCATTTGAGTGAAAAGGGGATGATTTGGATTTCCTGGCCCAAGGGTTCTTCGAAGGTCCCGACCGATATTAATGAAAATATCGTTCGTAATATCGGATTGGAATTGGGAATCGTGGACGTAAAAGTATGCGCCGTTTCGGATATTTGGTCTGGATTGAAGTTTTATAGAAGAAAAAAGTAA